A portion of the Aythya fuligula isolate bAytFul2 chromosome 10, bAytFul2.pri, whole genome shotgun sequence genome contains these proteins:
- the OXTR gene encoding oxytocin receptor — protein sequence MEKLYLAGSSLWAANGSLGNGSVPAENQTAGRNGTADPLKRNEDMAKVEVTVLCLILFLALTGNLCVLLAIHTTRQKHSRMYFFMKHLSIADLVVAIFQVLPQLIWDITFRFYGPDFLCRLIKYLQVVGMFASTYMLLLMSLDRCLAICQPLRSLHRRADRVSVLLTWLLCLLVSIPQIHIFSLRDVGNGVYDCWADFIQPWGPKAYVTWITLMVYIIPVLMLSICYGLISFKIWQNVKLKTAHGPNVGLSSNARSGTAFARVSSTRLISKAKIRTVKMTFIIVLAFIVCWTPFFFVQMWSVWDTNAPQEASPFIIAMLLASLNSCCNPWIYMLYTGHLFHDLMRRFLCCSTRYLKSRPACDLSVSKKSNSSSFVLSCKSTSQRSFTQPPAT from the exons ATGGAGAAGTTGTACCTGGCCGGGAGCAGCCTGTGGGCGGCCAACGGGTCGCTGGGGAACGGCAGCGTCCCGGCGGAGAACCAGACGGCGGGCAGGAACGGCACGGCGGACCCGCTGAAGAGGAACGAGGACATGGCCAAGGTGGAGGTGACGGTGCTCTGCCTCATCCTCTTCCTCGCCCTGACCGGCAACCTGTGCGTGCTGCTGGCCATCCACACCACCCGGCAGAAGCACTCCCGCATGTACTTCTTCATGAAGCACCTGAGCATCGCCGACCTGGTCGTGGCCATCTTCCAGGTGCTGCCCCAGCTCATCTGGGACATCACCTTCAGGTTTTACGGACCGGATTTCCTTTGCCGGCTGATCAAGTACTTGCAGGTGGTGGGGATGTTCGCCTCCACCTACATGCTCTTGCTGATGTCCCTGGACCGCTGCTTGGCCATCTGTCAGCCGCTGAGGTCCCTGCACAGGAGGGCGGACCGGGTCTCTGTcctcctcacctggctgctgtgcctgctggtCAGCATCCCTCAGATCCACATATTTTCTCTGAGGGATGTGGGGAATGGAGTTTACGACTGTTGGGCAGACTTCATCCAGCCTTGGGGACCCAAAGCCTATGTCACCTGGATAACCCTCATGGTCTACATCATCCCTGTGCTGATGCTGAGCATCTGCTATGGCTTAATCAGCTTCAAAATCTGGCAGAACGTGAAGCTGAAGACGGCTCACGGGCCCAACGTGGGTCTGAGCTCCAACGCCCGCAGCGGGACGGCATTTGCCAGGGTGAGCAGCACGAGGCTCATCTCCAAAGCCAAGATCCGGACGGTCAAAATGACCTTCATCATCGTGCTAGCTTTCATCGTCTGCTGGACGCCCTTTTTCTTCGTGCAGATGTGGTCTGTGTGGGACACGAACGCCCCGCAGGAAG CCTCTCCCTTCATCATCGCCATGCTCCTGGCCAGCCTCAACAGCTGCTGCAACCCGTGGATCTACATGCTGTACACGGGGCACCTCTTCCACGACCTGATGCGGCgcttcctctgctgctccacGCGCTACCTGAAGTCGCGGCCGGCGTGCGACCTGAGCGTCAGCAAGAAGAGCAACTCCTCCTCCTTCGTCCTCAGCTGCAAGAGCACGAGCCAGAGGAGCTTCACGCAGCCCCCCGCGACGTGA